Proteins encoded within one genomic window of Brassica rapa cultivar Chiifu-401-42 chromosome A09, CAAS_Brap_v3.01, whole genome shotgun sequence:
- the LOC103837171 gene encoding 40S ribosomal protein S21-2 codes for MGHNGPQVWRFLWQARFKTLGFFGKYKRCGFSDRSCLFRCRTSFASPLLLRLVYTLGAKSIKMQNEEGQITELYVPRKCSATNRMITSKDHASVQLNIGHLDADGIYTGQFTTFALCGFVRAQGDADSGVDRLWQKKKVEAKQI; via the exons atgggCCATAATGGGCCACAGGTATGGCGATTTTTATGGCAGGCCCGCTTCAAAACTTTAGGGTTTTTTGGCAAGTATAAACGCTGCGGCTTCTCCGACAGGTCGTGTCTCTTCCGTTGCCGCACGTCCTTCGCTTCTCCTCTCCTCCTCAG ATTGGTCTATACACTTGGAGCTAAATCAATCAAGATGCAGAACGAAGAGGGTCAGATCACAGAACTATACGTTCCTAGGAAATG CTCTGCTACTAACCGGATGATCACATCAAAGGATCATGCCTCTGTTCAGCTCAACATTGGGCATTTAGATGCTGATGGCATCTACACCGGACAGTTCACTACCTTTGCTCTCTGCGGTTTTGTTCGCGCCCAG GGAGATGCAGACAGTGGCGTGGACAGGCTGTGGCAGAAGAAGAAGGTCGAAGCCAAACAAATCTAA
- the LOC103837169 gene encoding protein RALF-like 22, whose translation MVSSRVIYVVVAILVIATARVDANGYEDALGFMVQTGSSSNCRGSIADCIPQEEEFGLDSEISRRILASKKYVSYGAMRKNSVPCSRRGASYYNCQRGAQANPYSRGCSTITRCRR comes from the coding sequence ATGGTGAGCTCTCGTGTGATCTACGTTGTAGTCGCGATTCTCGTGATCGCGACCGCGAGGGTCGATGCCAACGGTTACGAAGACGCATTAGGATTCATGGTCCAAACCGGATCGTCCTCTAACTGTAGAGGTTCAATCGCAGATTGCATACCGCAAGAAGAAGAGTTTGGACTCGACTCTGAGATCAGCAGGCGCATTTTAGCCTCGAAGAAGTACGTTAGCTATGGTGCGATGAGGAAGAACAGTGTTCCTTGTTCCAGACGCGGCGCATCTTACTACAACTGCCAACGTGGCGCTCAGGCTAACCCTTACAGCCGCGGTTGCAGCACCATCACGAGGTGCAGACGTTGA
- the LOC103837167 gene encoding sm-like protein LSM4 → MLPLSLLKTAQGHPMLVELKNGETYNGHLVNCDTWMNIHLREVICTSKDGDRFWRMPECYIRGNTIKYLRVPDEVIDKVQEEKTRTDRKPPGVGRGRGRGMDDGGARGRGRGAPMAKMSGNRGAGRGRG, encoded by the exons ATG CTTCCTCTTTCGCTACTCAAGACTGCTCAAGGCCATCCCATG CTTGTGGAGCTCAAGAATGGAGAGACATACAATGGGCATTTAGTAAATTGCGATACGTGGATGAACATCCATCTGCGTGAAGTTATCTGCACATCAAAG GACGGAGACAGGTTTTGGAGGATGCCGGAATGTTATATCCGTGGTAACACTATCAAGTACCTTCGTGTTCCTGATGAG GTGATTGATAAAGTACAGGAGGAGAAGACCCGCACAG ATAGGAAACCACCAGGGGTAGGACGTGGAAGAGGACGTGGTATGGATGATGGAGGGGCCAGAGGCAGAGGCCGAGGAGCTCCAATGGCTAAGATGAGTGGCAACAGAG GAGCAGGGCGTGGGCGTGGTTGA
- the LOC103837168 gene encoding uncharacterized protein LOC103837168, translating into MVNSYAPLRFTILISFSLAAATSFKLSASHSPSSLPKATADDLLAVLAPPSSAAYTVNPAVSRELRSCLRFLVPFQPRKPIPDSGRCSLRTGLCSGRRFEEEEEDENSLVWRPPEAVLELARLAVDSGGDPGSIHRALDPTTIPVPPTNVEGSRTSKCQLTRTPYGRHFIAQEVNSYFEFLFRLIESRGPSVGLNVSLSRYDLFHGHLFIASESGRLGILFHAKEYPAYDKRLFPYNMGYCQRGSDVKYGDSINLRNILWLAPLPSKSGPGWLAPGVLVVLDAHPDGIIYRDLIPNYVKFVRTMYEDDLGTSTVDVNYLNVGGAGEPDYQLFIC; encoded by the exons ATGGTGAACTCGTATGCACCTCTCCGTTTCACCATCCTCATCTCCTTCTCCCTCGCAGCCGCCACTTCCTTCAAACTCTCCGCCTCCCACTCTCCCTCCTCGCTTCCCAAAGCCACCGCCGACGATCTCCTCGCCGTTTTAGCACCACCTTCCTCCGCCGCGTACACCGTCAACCCCGCCGTCTCTCGAGAGCTCCGCTCGTGCCTCAGATTCCTCGTCCCCTTCCAACCGCGCAAACCTATACCTGATTCGGGACGATGCTCGCTTCGCACTGGACTCTGCTCAGGGAGGAGGTtcgaagaggaggaggaggatgagaaTTCTCTCGTCTGGCGGCCACCGGAGGCGGTTCTCGAGCTTGCTCGTCTCGCTGTTGATTCCGGCGGTGATCCCGGTTCAATTCACCGAGCACTCGATCCCACTACGATCCCG GTTCCTCCTACTAATGTGGAAGGATCAAGAACGAGCAAGTGTCAACTCACGAGAACTCCTTATGGCCGTCACTTTATTGCTCAA GAAGTGAACTCGTATTTTGAGTTCTTGTTTCGTCTGATTGAATCTAGGGGACCGAGTGTAGGACTCAATGTTTCGTTGAGTCGATATGATTTGTTCCATGGTCATCTGTTTATTGCTTCAGAATCTGGACGCCTTGGAATATT GTTTCATGCTAAAGAGTATCCGGCTTATGACAAGAGATTGTTTCCTTACAACATGGGATATTGCCAGAGAG GATCTGATGTGAAGTATGGTGATTCCATCAACTTAAGAAACATCCTTTGGCTTGCACCATTACCAAGCAAATCTGGTCCAGGTTGGCTTGCTCCAG GTGTACTTGTGGTGCTTGATGCGCATCCAGATGGAATCATATACCGAGATCTCATCCCTAACTACGTCAAGTTTGTAAGAACCATGTATGAAG ATGATCTAGGAACTAGTACAGTTGATGTCAATTACTTGAATGTGGGAGGAGCTGGAGAACCTGATTATCAGCTTTTCATTTGCTGA
- the LOC103837172 gene encoding probable histone H2A.5 produces the protein MESPAAATAKPARGAGGRKGGDRKKSVTKSVKAGLQFPVGRISRYLKKGRYAVRYGAGAPVYLAAVLEYLAAEVLELAGNAARDNKKNRINPRHLCLAIRNDEELGKLLHGVTISSGGVLPNINPVLLPKRAAGSEKAEKPEKAAKSPKKA, from the exons ATGGAGTCACCAGCAGCAGCAACAGCGAAGCCGGCGAGAGGAGCAGGAGGAAGGAAAGGAGGAGATCGCAAGAAGAGCGTCACCAAATCCGTCAAAGCTGGTCTCCAGTTTCCCGTCGGCCGTATCTCTCGTTACCTGAAGAAAGGCCGTTACGCCGTCAGGTACGGCGCCGGTGCTCCCGTTTACCTCGCCGCCGTTCTCGAGTACCTCGCCGCCGAG GTTTTGGAGCTGGCGGGGAACGCGGCGAGGGATAACAAGAAGAACAGGATAAACCCTAGGCATCTTTGCTTGGCGATAAGGAACGATGAGGAGCTGGGGAAGCTTCTTCATGGAGTCACGATCTCAAGCGGAGGTGTTCTTCCTAACATTAACCCGGTTCTGCTTCCCAAGAGAGCTGCTGGTTCTGAGAAAGCTGAGAAGCCTGAGAAAGCTGCTAAATCTCCCAAGAAGGCTTGA